A DNA window from Plasmodium brasilianum strain Bolivian I chromosome 12, whole genome shotgun sequence contains the following coding sequences:
- a CDS encoding AP-3 complex subunit mu, with the protein MDVFCIYTSGGKLLTEHIYDNHMRNRSLHNNYLHNNLKSIITQNKQSTNNQCMLFLREKEKDSVLLGCYYNSFVYIVKRDNLFFISLKRNENNPGLIVEVIQEIVISIKKYFNTDCLTEHIFIRNYSSVNFLINEILAQGGKPSLFVDSILRSLVKSECTILNETLRYAPIPSNLYNMISQRRNNYYMLGDTDDENNINSSYSNGNSINSIDALNVFWRSNNINYSINEIFIDIIEYVHCIVYNNNYLLHYAVQGNVHIRCNINGFTLIKLYFNMDIDLSKSIVHFTVRYDRLYNTDGTENERNVLYFVPLNEEYILMKYYDFRQLVHQRTNILGYTSRFPYDASEQLTDVLNIQSEAVPTAEYRTTEEVENFQRTVSEVDEPNIQEGGGENIQREFSPAVLEQAHENEGAVGKNTDENDEDENDEDENDEDGKNADMKNADMKNADMKNADMKKADMKKADMKKTDMKKADKKKLDRKKADRKKVDKKKGDRKKADRKKEDAKDMFMNNSVVDDECKNMGVDSFLAQSAKGETADTDVSSQRYIFKEYSDEGSNDQEEVGQRYIFKEYFDEENSAEKQADEENGAEKQIDEGNTAERQISGPRISAEYFITGSMTEGYSAEATVNSNEEYVFKNYDDDDIINNSNDAEDNESASNNNSFDYMESRERINLNNDMNSYIVYNRPNEKFKLPIIVKGNVQYIESEHMYKMKLKVFFYNVGTAHNSNLLLTHYEDICLSIPVHNFICSVSFRSEIGHMVYRDDIKSVVWHIENVIDVNIPVSATISMQIKRSENTELPLHIDNSIHPLVCNCNGLYDHCICAHAFTYWNNNTLIYSTFNFSVFASLKIKGFSVTGRKVNRIEVVEPQNLSVQKRCRYATVFNNIEFRL; encoded by the coding sequence ATGGATGTCTTTTGCATTTATACGTCCGGCGGGAAATTGTTAACGGAACATATATACGACAATCACATGAGGAATAGAAGCTTGCATAATAACTATTTGCATAACAACTTGAAGTCCATCATAACGCAGAATAAGCAAAGCACGAATAATCAATGCATGTTGTTTCTtagagaaaaggaaaaggataGTGTATTATTGGGGTGTTATTACAATAGTTTTGTGTATATAGTTAAGAGggacaatttattttttatatcattgaAGAGGAATGAAAACAATCCAGGGTTAATTGTTGAGGTAATTCAAGAAATAGTTATAAGCATAAAGAAGTATTTTAACACGGATTGTTTAACTgagcatatatttataaggaACTATTCAtctgtaaattttttaataaatgaaattttagCACAAGGAGGAAAGCCTAGTTTGTTTGTTGATTCTATTTTGAGAAGTTTGGTTAAAAGTGAGTGtactatattaaatgaaacgTTAAGATATGCACCCATACCAAGtaacttatataatatgatttCACAGAGgagaaataattattacatgTTGGGTGATACGGATGATGAGAATAACATCAATAGTAGTTATAGCAATGGGAATAGTATAAACTCAATTGATGCATTGAATGTTTTTTGGAGATCGAACAACATAAACTATTCTATAAATGAGAtttttatagatataatCGAGTATGTACATTgtattgtatataataataactacTTGCTTCATTATGCTGTTCAAGGTAATGTACATATCAGATGCAACATAAATGGTTTCACCTTGATTAAGCTGTATTTTAATATGGACATAGATTTAAGTAAGTCTATTGTACACTTTACTGTTAGATATGATAGATTATATAACACAGATGGTACAGAAAATGAAAGGAATGTCTTATATTTTGTGCCTTTAAATGAAGAGTATATACttatgaaatattatgatTTCCGTCAACTAGTGCATCAGAGAACTAATATTTTGGGTTACACCTCAAGATTCCCGTATGACGCATCGGAGCAGTTAACGGATGTTTTAAATATCCAGAGTGAAGCTGTGCCAACTGCTGAATATAGAACTACTGAGGAAGTTGAGAATTTCCAGAGGACAGTAAGTGAGGTCGACGAGCCCAATATACAAGAAGGTGGTGGGGAAAATATACAGAGGGAGTTTTCCCCCGCTGTTTTGGAACAAGCTCATGAGAATGAGGGTGCAGTCGGGAAGAATACGgatgaaaatgatgaagatgaaaatgatgaagatgaaaatgatgaagaTGGAAAGAATGCAGATATGAAGAATGCAGATATGAAGAATGCAGATATGAAGAATGCAGATATGAAGAAGGCAGATATGAAGAAGGCAGATATGAAGAAGACAGATATGAAGAAGGCAGATAAAAAGAAGTTAGATAGAAAGAAGGCAGACAGAAAGAAGGTAGATAAGAAGAAGGGAGACAGAAAGAAGGCTGATAGAAAGAAAGAGGATGCGAAAGATATGTTTATGAATAATTCTGTTGTGGATGATGAATGTAAGAATATGGGGGTTGATTCGTTTTTGGCGCAAAGTGCCAAAGGGGAAACTGCCGACACTGATGTGAGTAGTCAAAGATACATCTTTAAGGAATACTCCGATGAGGGAAGTAATGATCAAGAAGAGGTTGGTCAAAGGTACATTTTTAAGGAGTACTTCGATGAGGAAAACAGTGCTGAGAAACAAGCCGATGAGGAAAACGGTGCAGAGAAACAAATCGATGAAGGAAACACTGCTGAAAGACAGATCAGTGGACCACGCATCAGTGCAGAATATTTTATCACAGGAAGTATGACCGAGGGTTACAGTGCAGAAGCAACTGTTAATAGTAATGAGGAGTACGTTTTCAAAAACTATGACGAtgatgatataataaataatagcaATGACGCGGAAGATAATGAATCTgcaagtaataataacagtttCGACTATATGGAAAGCAGAGAAAGAATAAACCTAAATAATGATATGAATagttatattgtatataatagACCAAATGAAAAATTCAAATTGCCGATTATTGTAAAAGGTAATGTGCAGTATATAGAATCAGaacatatgtacaaaatGAAACTGAAGGTCTTTTTCTATAATGTTGGTACAGCGCACAAtagtaatttattattaactcACTATGAAGATATTTGTCTAAGTATCCCTGTGCacaattttatatgttcagTTAGTTTTCGTAGTGAAATAGGGCATATGGTATATAGAGATGATATAAAATCAGTTGTATGGCATATCGAAAATGTTATAGATGTTAACATACCTGTATCAGCAACTATATCTATGCAAATAAAGCGTTCTGAGAATACAGAATTACCTCTACATATTGATAACAGCATCCATCCATTAGTCTGCAATTGTAATGGACTTTATGATCACTGTATATGTGCCCATGCTTTCACTTATtggaataataatactttGATATACTCTACTTTCAACTTTTCTGTTTTTGCTAgcttaaaaattaaaggcTTTTCAGTTACTGGAAGAAAAGTAAACAGAATAGAAGTTGTTGAACCTCAAAATTTAAGTGTACAGAAAAGATGTAGATATGCTACTGtctttaataatatagagTTTAgactttaa
- a CDS encoding protein SOC3 — MKNQNSDKLTNLKDLVPFYKKDNEKLNENTEDIVYSVKKKFNFIKEKGESTFSKYENTKEYDELKAKNEEILNKFENLKHSKYTYQIMLQRVKKEKKLLYFYLNSLERTVNSLKNSERQLHNNIQKITSENKNLRKSIDEKKTEIVKAKNKNEEILKYMNVNKEHSNILRIRREMINEYKNNKLNNADIALMMQEKRKFKKLLIYYLLYNNYLKLNASNIFENASNIYATISKLREATGVTDIYDINQKFLDIENKKNLLQKEEELSQKRLEDTIKEYISLNNEIINTFSEDKNILRKKILNEKEKISEDIYDLYKLVFASEKELEDINIKLDKIKKFLEKQNNYFHSINMEDMMEFHSNEDMLQYIKNLKVTIEILMKITQKNRENGHISRSYKSLEFLEIINLYKNVDFHKNMCRVDDTQDLENTIKLGICEARLIQNISQRKASVISTQPESKEEKIK, encoded by the exons atgaaaaatcaaAACAGCGATAAGTTAACTAATCTAAAGGATTTAGTTCCCTTTTATAAa aaagaCAATGAAAAGCTTAATGAAAATACCGAGGATATTGTTTATTCTGTAAAGAAGAAATTTAACTtcataaaagaaaagggGGAATCAACATTTAGTAAATATGAGAATACCAAG GAATATGATGAACTGAAAGCGAAAAATGAGGAGATATTAAACAAATTTGAAAATCTAAAGCATTCTAAATATACGTACCAAATAATGCTACAAAGGGTGAAG aaagaaaagaagttATTATACTTCTATTTAAATTCCTTAGAAAGAACTGTAaatagtttaaaaaatagtgaaAGACAGCTTCATAATAACATAca GAAAATCACgtcagaaaataaaaatttgaggAAATCCATTGATGAGAAAAAAACG GAAATTGTAAAAGCCAAAAACAAGAATGAAGAAATACTTAAATACATGAATGTTAATAAGGAACACAGCAATATATTAAGGATAAGAAG GGAGATGATCAatgaatacaaaaataataagttaAACAACGCAGATATAGCATTAATGATgcaagaaaaaagaaaattcaaGAAACTTCTTATTTACTATCTActgtataataattatctAAAATTAAATGCCTCCaacatttttgaaaatgcGAGCAATATATATGCTACCATATCAAAGTTGAGGGAAGCAAca GGAGTTACGGACATTTACGACATAAATCAAAAGTTCCTAGacattgaaaataaaaaaaatttattacaaaaagaGGAAGAGTTATCGCAGAAGAGACttgaa GATACCATTAAGGAATACATAAGCTTAAACAATGAAATCATAAACACTTTTTCAGAAGATAAAAACATATTGAGGAAAAAAATCCtaaat gaaaaggaaaaaatatcaGAGGATATATACGACCTCTACAAGCTCGTATTTGCAag CGAAAAAGAATTAGAAgacattaatataaaattggacaaaataaaaaaatttttggaaaaacaaaataattatttccaCTCTATAAATATGGAG GATATGATGGAGTTTCACTCAAACGAAGACATGTTgcagtatataaaaaatttaaaagtaaCAATTGAGATCCTCATGAAAATTACTCagaaaaac AGGGAAAATGGACATATTAGCAGGTCCTATAAG tctTTAGAATTTTTGGAAATTATAAACTTGTATAAAAACGTTGACTTTCACAAGAACATGTgcag GGTTGACGACACTCAAGATCTtgaaaatacaataaaattaggTATTTGTGAAGCAcgtct AATCCAAAATATTAGCCAAAGGAAAGCATCTGTGATTAGCACACAGCCAGAAAGCaaggaggaaaaaataaaataa
- a CDS encoding allantoicase — MNEQERTNEEESKVLSKVNETKISRKRKLQETEADESDEGEGNNISRKTYKLKKRKKKKFLNIFNNIFSWIISKSTKIPSKEIECINDVNFFNFTNVLSKHFGSKVLFVTDESISKSENLMIEEKIGWITRRRRDVGHEWLILKLKYPSIIYGLELNFDNMDDDICPHLSIEVVENSCIDEIIKEEEFIINEAEGKEEKIIKRKSYNFLESYKIDKSISDILENQNTPWVELLQADCVDFLKCTNKKRVYYFKINDQSLIKPWTHIRINLYPDGGINNIKFYGEFVSLFKKHTIVSKQKIFLNKPENGCTLIYYHCDNIYKGHPKYIIDSYKTDGFCTKRLFNRPPIILRTLSYNSIKNISIFKFGVRGIIENFTIDIGNYKYDHPECIQIYLLDCIDILTLDLLEQKRIFEEDEKLEKKKIDWLQLPPCKIATDHKKTFYNFNLLEYNFTLMERTATHFKISLHPDGGISQVNVIGTVLSTPP; from the coding sequence ATGAACGAACAAGAAAGAACAAATGAGGAAGAAAGCAAAGTACTAAGCAAAGTAAATGAAACGAAAATttcaagaaaaagaaaactaCAGGAAACTGAAGCAGATGAGAGTGATGAAGGAGaaggaaataatattagtagAAAAACCTACAagttgaaaaaaagaaaaaaaaaaaaatttttaaacatttttaataacatttttagcTGGATAATAAGTAAGAGTACAAAAATCCCATCTAAAGAAATTGAATGCATAAATgatgtaaattttttcaattttactAATGTCTTATCAAAACATTTCGGTTCTAAGGTTCTATTTGTAACAGATGAATCGATAAGTAAATCTGAAAATTTAATgattgaagaaaaaataggatGGATAACTAGAAGAAGAAGAGATGTAGGACATGAATGGTTAATACTGAAATTGAAGTACCcaagtattatatatggtCTGGAATTAAATTTTGATAATATGGATGATGATATATGTCCACATTTATCGATTGAAGTTGTAGAAAATTCTTGCATAGATGAGATAATTAAAGAAGaagaatttataattaacgAAGCAGAAgggaaagaagaaaaaataataaaaagaaaaagttataattttttggaatcatataaaatagataaatcTATTTCAGATATATTAGAAAATCAAAATACTCCATGGGTTGAATTACTTCAAGCAGATTGTGTagactttttaaaatgtaccaataaaaaaagagtatactattttaaaattaatgacCAGTCTTTAATTAAACCTTGGACACATAtaagaattaatttatatccAGATGGAGgtataaataacataaaattttatggagaatttgtttctttatttaaaaaacatacaattgtatcaaaacaaaaaatatttttaaataaacctGAAAATGGATGtactttaatttattatcattgtgataatatttataaaggacacccaaaatatattattgattCATATAAAACAGATGGATTTTGTACTAAAAGATTATTTAATAGACCTCCTATAATCTTAAGAACACTATCATATAATTCTATTAAAAACATTTCTATCTTTAAATTTGGTGTTAGAGGTATAATTGAAAACTTTACAATTGACATaggaaattataaatatgatcATCCAGAgtgtatacaaatatatttgctTGATTGCATAGATATTCTTACTTTAGACTTACTAGagcaaaaaagaatttttgaagaagatgaaaaattagaaaaaaaaaaaattgactGGTTACAGCTACCTCCATGTAAAATAGCTACAgatcataaaaaaacattctacaattttaatttattagaatataattttacactTATGGAGAGAACAGCAACACACTTTAAAATTTCCCTTCATCCGGATGGCGGAATTTCTCAGGTAAATGTCATAGGAACAGTGTTGTCCACTCCACCCTGA
- a CDS encoding zinc finger protein, which translates to MKDPTSDMYEDGNDKNVNFEDVYKRIVVKDKLLDEKKRKSIFKNIVEVSKMKDYNSIMKYEYILKLHFFSSNVNVLNIYKLTKCEYEKEFDEVAKCLKSNILLSIVDTNTINDNSSEHIGEYFLKNYEELRNFDYVIGNTDYPLGFEQNTNGTFKVYLFKIIPSKTLLLNNSNFGYIEKNEIPNSYDSIAVDRSLYCMRMNSKGGAEKKGGNDHRNNSIRNGHYTYNRYYINSYSNSPFSRGYNGKNGLPYSYIYKVKNSEQVLPLLLIEFEFKCLRVDVSVPVCENCCSAQAIYYCYNDKVHLCDICDIKHHEKNKILKNHKRIHISESPYQFGKCAYHPNELIENVCMKCFCSLCPNCILIGNHSRGTYRNHPITNIKDAFILSYQKKSLSDINLENRKIRIIHLLKKKHKQLSEIYSNYTSLQKRIDTLYKYIINELKNVKKKKIEFLMALKRSVLSELLTIEWMDAFFFHTKLSLKFSDFILYQKKHELLIEFLTAKVKETNFFKYIPHWVFQKIYVHSDLYIYEDNFYKINLANHASIDNTIIGKKERNHNKDCLLKISENKLESMYNFNTMFNDKNRHFALYDDDKLKEHHDDRNECYAKLALTHQAGSRDHARGKAGVMNETEVRDEEAAVDVATGTEAEALMNLLYDGNPFSGKNREYHKYDMMNKEDINEVIELRENYCSIYELTSEKQSNNHLLLYTIFKNEKMMEKQAEMSNMKNSYIYKELWKNLLNYKYLNIIHILKVRYSYYNTLELATSFLNISNYYNMLEDLVRHIIKHEIYTLFNKNIDYHTKMKVTQLLDTCTTLLCIRNFKLSFLVDKYVEMCYVEVEKNENQILEEVKNIRGKDMYLYEVYLEQKKGHNCIVQNGGRKGDRADENSERVHTATQHTSVINGTVADEQSADLNINEKRSKGEEKELGIRENEKKGITTKNLGNRLGEEDYTMLEEDNFISEEVINQMNNDVEHNKWINKNEHENRTSDIINDKEKEEFDMLNKIKEYIYIYMEKLINDIINIPHKDLNDSIRFLFYLIHDEIDGTNKSIIMNQKNFSIHTLTLCLDLFLNSILYPYIIYVHEHNISKSIKKNSLLYQKVILLFAQTLREISIYTFQIYNIGIYENNIKIIINDIRNNKIMQGKMTNDNMFFLDSSQKLFRWIIKNLEAPRYYSPIKWNPNESIERSYERVVSEIISIDKSTAENCVNENVDYNILFSTINFKDILALCYSVERDNA; encoded by the exons ATGAAGGATCCAACGAGTGATATGTATGAAGATGGGAATGATAAGAATGTCAATTTTGAAGatgtatataaaagaattgtGGTTAAGGACAAGTTATTAGATgaaaagaagaggaagagtATATTTAAGAACATTGTTGAAGTGAGTAAGATGAAAGATTACAATTCAATTATGAAATAtgagtatatattaaaacttcattttttcagTAGTAatgtaaatgttttaaatatatacaaattaacaaaatgtGAATACGAAAAAGAGTTTGATGAAGTAGCTAAATGCTTAAAGAGCAATATATTACTTAGTATAGTTGATACGAACacaataaatgataatagtAGTGAACATATTggagaatattttttaaaaaattatgaagaatTAAGAAACTTTGATTATGTTATTGGTAATACTGATTACCCTTTAGGATTTGAACAGAATACGAATGGCACATTTaaggtatatttatttaaaattataccgAGTAAAACTCTTTTATTAAACAATAGTAATTTTGGATATATCGAAAAGAATGAAATTCCTAATTCCTATGATTCCATTGCTGTTGATAGAAGTCTATACTGTATGCGAATGAATTCAAAAGGGGGTGCcgaaaaaaaagggggaaatGATCATCGGAATAATAGTATTAGGAATGGCCATTACACGTACAATAGGTACTACATCAACAGTTACAGTAACAGCCCCTTTAGTAGGGGGTATAACGGAAAGAATGGACTTCCGTATAGCTACATATATAAGGTTAAAAATTCGGAGCAAGTACTTCCTTTGCTACTGATAGAGTTTGAATTCAAATGTTTGAGGGTAGATGTTAGTGTTCCTGTATGTGAGAACTGTTGTAGCGCTCAAGCAATTTACTACTGTTATAATGACAAAGTTCATTTATGTGATATATGTGATATAAAACATCacgagaaaaataaaattttaaaaaatcataaaagAATTCATATATCGGAGTCCCCATATCAATTCGGAAAATGTGCTTATCATCCAAATGAATTAATtgaaaatgtatgtatgaaatGTTTTTGTAGTCTTTGTCCAAATTGTATACTAATAGGTAATCATTCTAGAGGTACTTATCGTAATCATCcaataacaaatataaaagatgCGTTTATATTGTCATATCAGAAAAAGTCCTTAAGTGAtataaatttagaaaataggAAGATTagaataatacatttattaaaaaagaaacataaaCAGTTATCTGAAATTTATTCTAATTATACATCTttacaaaaaagaatagatacattatataagtatataataaatgaattaaagaatgttaaaaagaaaaaaatagaatttcTAATGGCTTTAAAAAGGTCTGTGTTATCAGAACTACTAACAATAGAATGGATggatgcatttttttttcatactaaattatctttaaaattttcagaCTTCATATTATATCAAAAGAAACATGAACTACTTATTGAATTTTTAACTGCAAAAGTGAAAGAAACCAActtctttaaatatattcctCATTGGGttttccaaaaaatatatgttcattcagatttgtacatttatgaagacaatttttacaaaatcaATTTAGCTAACCATGCAAGTATAGATAACACAATAATCGGGAAAAAGGAGAGAAATCATAATAAAGACTGTCTTCTAAAAATAAGTGAGAATAAACTAGAATCCATGTACAATTTTAACACCATGTTTAACGACAAAAATAGGCACTTTGCTCTTTACGATGACGATAAGTTGAAGGAGCATCATGACGACAGAAACGAGTGCTATGCGAAATTAGCTTTAACACATCAAGCAGGAAGTAGAGACCATGCAAGGGGAAAAGCGGGGGTGATGAATGAAACAGAGGTGAGAGATGAAGAGGCAGCGGTGGACGTAGCAACAGGGACAGAAGCTGAAGCCCTTATGAACTTGCTTTATGACGGCAATCCTTTTAGTGGAAAGAATAGGGAGTATCATAAATACGATATGATGAACAAAGAGGATATAAATGAAGTAATTGAGCTTAGAGAGAACTACTGTTCCATTTATGAGTTAACTAGTGAGAAACAGAGCAACAATCATTTActattatatacaattttcaaaaacgaaaaaatgatGGAGAAACAAGCAGAAATGTCAAATATGAagaattcatatatttataaagaattatggaaaaatttattaaattataaatatttaaatattatacacatattaaAAGTAAGATATAGTTATTACAATACATTAGAATTAGCTACttcatttttgaatatttcaaattattataatatgttaGAAGATCTCGTAAGGCATATAATTAAAcatgaaatatatacactgttcaataaaaatatcgATTATCATACTAAAATGAAAGTAACTCAATTGTTAGATACATGTACTACCTTATTGTGTATCAGGAATTTTAAATTGTCCTTTCTTGTTGACAAATACGTAGAGATGTGTTATGTTGAGGtggagaaaaatgaaaatcaGATCTTAGAAgaggtaaaaaatataagggGGAAggatatgtatttgtatgaaGTTTACTTAGAGCAAAAAAAAGGTCATAACTGTATCGTGCAGAACGGTGGTAGGAAGGGGGACAGGGCTGATGAAAATTCTGAACGAGTTCATACAGCTACTCAACATACGTCTGTCATCAATGGAACGGTAGCTGATGAACAAAGTGCagatttaaatataaatgagaAACGGAGCAAAGGGGAGGAGAAAGAACTGGGGATTAgagaaaacgaaaaaaaaggaattacaACAAAAAACTTAGGAAATAGGTTAGGAGAGGAAGATTATACTATGCTAGAAGAAGACAACTTCATATCTGAAGAAGTAATTAACCAAATGAATAACGATGTGGAACATAACAAATGGATAAACAAGAATGAACACGAAAATAGAACAAGtgatattataaatgataaggaaaaggaagaatTTGATATgctaaacaaaataaaagagtatatatatatatatatggaaaaattaataaacgatataataaacatacCACATAAGGATTTGAATGATAGTATacgatttttattttacttaatacATGACGAAATTGATGgaacaaataaaagtataataatgaatcaaaaaaattttagtatACATACCTTAACATTATGTCTAGATTTATTTCTAAATTCTATTCTATATCCGTACATTATCTATGTACATGAACATAATATTAgtaaaagcataaaaaaaaattcgttattatatcaaaaagtaatattactatttgCTCAGACGTTAAGAGAAATATCTATATACACCTTccagatatataatataggaatatatgaaaataatattaaaataattataaatgatattaGAAATAACAAAATCATGCAGGGGAAAATGACAAACGATAACATGTTTTTCTTGGACTCCTCTCAAAAG CTTTTTAGGTGGATTATCAAAAACTTAGAGGCCCCCAGGTACTACTCTCCAATCAAGTGGAATCCCAATGAAAGCATAGAAAGGAGCTACGAAAGAGTTGTAAGCGAAATTATAAGCATCGACAAATCTACGGCGGA